The genomic window CTGGTGATAGATTTCTAGTTGACAGGTTCAGGAATCACTTAGGAGACAATACTTAGGAACACCGTGAGCTACTGTCTTGATTAGGTCAGTGTTTTGGCCAGGCCTCTGAGGGACTATCCTGATCATATGAGCTGAGGTTTGAAGACCTACCATAAAAGTTGGCAGCACCATTTTCCGGGCTGAACAAAATGTAGAAAACTAGATAAATGCACAAGTATTCATCTCCCCCCTGACCTCTGGAGGTATGAGGAGCTCTGAGCCAAAGGAAACCCTCactgaagttgcttttgttggggtattttatcacagcagcgcATGTTAGGGAAGTCCTGGATGAGGTCAGTTCAAGAGTTTAGCATCTGACAGATGGGTgatgcagaaagagagagcacagAGTCAGTCTCTGAGAAAGGAGCAGTACATTCAAAACTCTCGGAGGGAAGGGAAAATTCTCTTCACTTGCTAGTTTGAAAGGGTCCTCCAAGAGACCAGCAAAATGCATGAGTTGAGCTCAGAGAGGGACACAAAAGTGGGTGTTTCAGAATATCAGAAATAAGAATAAGTTCATAAGCTTTCAGAGTTGAGGTTCGAAAGGGGCTCTGAGGATATGAGGTCGGTATATCATCACGCCCTCAAACAGCAAAACTCTTAGCTAGGAAGTAGTGGTGCCATAGCTGAATGACTGGATGTAAAGTCACATGGAACCTTTTATAGATTCTGTCAAACTCAGTGGCATGGAAGAATAATGAATTTTCAGATGTTCAAGAAACCAGAATAACTGTTTCTTCCTTAGAAAGTTGTACAGTGTGTTGCATCAATATAagggaataaataataaaacaagaatatATTTGGGCCCAGAGCAGATGATATATGTGAAGAGGTATGAGCTATATAGTACTCACAGAGCAAGGGTCTAAGAGTCCTGTCACTCATGTGGCCAATAAATACTACTTGATATGAAACATCCATATAATGAAAGAAGAGTAGAAtgcttgactgtggatatgaATGCCTCCTGGAAACCACTAAAATAAGCCTGTTAATAAGGTCAGATTTGCCTGGACACCTCTTAGTCTCTGGGAGTTTATGTGGTCTCCCTACTGTGCCTTGGATTGTTACACTCTCACTACTGGTTTGTGTTTCTTTGCTATTCTCAATTAAAATCTTTTGTACTGATTTCCTCCGTCaaccccctcttcctctccatttgCATCCCAGCCAGTCTTGAAATAGAGAACATTCTTCCATAGCTTCCCCAGAACTGTGATTGCAGGTATGGTGGCTAGCCAGAGTCCTTTGATCTAGAGAACCCATTTCTCTGAATTAATTTCTTCTTCCCTATCTTCCAGTTAACATCCCTTTTTATAAGGCCATATGTGATTCCATTTACTTTTGAATTGTGCAAGGTATTTCATTTTAAGATCCATAATCCTTACTGCAAAGTCTCTTCCAGGGTGAAGACACTTTCCCAGGTTGCAGGGTGTCTTTGGGTTCTTTGATCAGCTGACTACAGCTGTAGCTGTAAAGCTGTGCAAGGTATTCTGTTCTCATCACTAAAACTGGGCGCCTTCTCTTTTCTGCAGCCTGTTCCTATCCTTTCCCATGCTCTGAGTTCCCAGCATCAGGGGAGCTGATGGGAAATCATAGAATGTTGTTCCGTCTAACTGGGGAAAAGGAATTTGGCAACTGTGTACGATGATGTCAGAGCTGCCAGGCCCTGCTTCTAGAGCTGCCTGCTCCCAGGCTGCACTGCTGCATTTGTGGACGTCCTGGCTAATGGGTCGAGCACTGACCCGAGTTAGCCCAGCCGGGTGGTATCACTTCCTGCAAGTCCCTTTACTTTCCAGGTGGGGATTTCCCCTTTGTTCACTGAGCCCCAGCATCACTGTATGAGTGAGAGTGAAGAAGCAGCCCACACACACATCAGCCGTATTTATGTAATACTGGTTTTAATTCCTCGTTCCAGGCTCGCTATCATGGATCCTCTTCGGGAAGCAAATGGCACCTTTGCCTTAAATCTTTTGAAAATCCTGGGTGAAGACAGCtcaaaaaatgtgtttttctcaCCCATGAGCATCTCCTCATCCCTGGCCATGGTCTTCATGGGGGCAAAGGGAAACACTGCAAGCCAGATGGCTCAGGTAGGCAGCATCGCTTCTCAGCAGCTGGATACCACGGAGTGTCAGTTGAGCTGGTCCTCCACATTCTCAGTCTCAAGAAAAATCCATCTTGAGGAGCAAATGGAATGAAATGGCCGGGGGCTATGGTTGGAGACTTGAGAGGAAGGATGCACCCTATACCTGTTAGGGCCCTATCACTAATTCCTCGGTGCTCACAGTATGTAAGTGAGGGTTAGCTTGAGTAAAACACCAAAGGGTGGTACCAGGGTCCTCTGTGCTGcccactgttttctctctggctcTAATGAACCTTAGCTTTTTCACAGGTAAGGAATTCTCGAATGGGGCAGCCTTGTCTGGAAGGCCAGGGACATGTCCATTAGGGCTCCTCTTGGACTGAGTGCTTTAGCTACAGAGGTTTCTGAACTGCAGAGACAGGCTGTCCTGGCATTAAAGGAGGAGACTAACTTGGGCTATGACTTTGCATTCTGGGTAAAATCTTTGCAGCACCTTTTCGTTTTTACAAGGCATactgtgtttgttgttttctcaGCCTGCCTCCTGCCCGAAGAGAGTTAGGGCATAGAGACTTGCCTTCAGTTTACACTCTGTCCTTCTTTTATAATTCCAAGCTATTACAGCCACTGTAGGCAGTTTACCTGTTTCCTAGGGCAGCAGCTGAAGTAATTTGCATAGCGTTTTCAAAGGCTTTGAAGGTCTATGGAATTGTATCTAAGGTCTGGTACCCAGGTGCTCACTGTTGGCTGGGTCTTGCTTCTCTTTCAAGCTGCTGTATGTGGTGCAGTTACTCCAGGATGTTCCAGATGGCCTCCTGCAGGATGGCTTGGATTTCCTTCCACCATAGTGCCTGGAAATAAGAGTATAAATGTGGCAGCCGCCAGGCCTTTTAAACCCAGGCTTAGAACAGGGTCCCTCTCCTACATTCTGTTGGGCAGACAGTGCTGGGTCCAGTCCAGACTCTAGAGCAGGGAGGACACAGTGTGATCTGAGGTCAGAACTGACTGCACTTAGCAGGTCTGGCTGGTAGCCGTGCTTGAAGCCAGAGCACAGTTAGTGGACATGAAGAGCTGAGCTTGTGAAGGGCCGTTTCTGCTCAGACCAGAGCTGACAGGGTACAAGGGAGGACCCTAGAGAGGGAAGAGTCCAGGTACTTTCATCTTCAATTGTGTGGTTCTTTGAGTGGCAGGAAGGATCTATAAGATTTTGAGGATGGGTTTAGTGTTGACTTATTCTCTATAGCTGGTCCTGCTGAGCTGTGttttaatctgttgatttcaggCACTCTCTTTGGATAAATGCAGCGGCAATGGAGGTGGAGATGTCCACCAGGGCTTCCAGTCACTTCTCACCGAAGTGAACAAGACTGGCACACAGTACTTGCTCAAAACAGCCAATAAGCTCTTCGGAGAGAAGACTTGTGACCTTCTAGCAGTAAGTATCATGTGGTACGCAGGTCCTCAGAAGCTAAGGATTCACCCTACTACCTTTTCCACTAATGTAattctgtgtttgtttccatGCTTTGGAATGACATGTGAGTATATTCTTACTCTACAGACTATCTAAGCAGGAGCCATCCTCTACCTCTGCCCCTTCATAAATAAGAGATTTTCATATAGGGTGATGTGTGTTCTGCACATACAGATATTTAGTTGGTAAGAAATttcttatgtatgtatatatatatatatatatgtgtgtgtgtgtgtgtgtgtgtgtgtgtgtatttaactttatttatttatttagtatacagtgttatgtctacatgtgtgcctgcagtccagaagagggcaccagatctcattgtggatggtcgtgagccaccatgtggttgctgggaattgaactcaggacctctgaaagagcagtcagtgctcttaaccactgagccatctctctatccccttatgtgtatatttttatgagtattttctttccttctctgaatCTCAGTATCAAGTGACTCTGTttcattattattactgttattgttGGTGTGAGAGGTAGAACCCAGGGTCTCAGATATCTAAGCCCCAACTCTACCACTGACCCACAGCCCAAGCAGTGCTCAGCGTTATTATTCATCATCGGATAGTTCTGAGTGTAGATGTTTGGTGACATAGTGAGACACTTGTGTGCGGGTAGCGGTGTGGGCCATCACCAGCAGTGAGTTACTGAATGCGGTTTCATGTCCATGTGCAGGTATTGAAGTCAGATACAGTTGTAGAAAGAAGATGTATTGCTCATTGCTCTCCCAAATGGCCAGAGATACTAGCAGAGTGTTCCTTTCTATTCCTGTCATGGGCTTGTGCAACTTTATAGTCTTTTAAATTTTGATCTTGAGATTGGAagcttttattggtttttttttgaatACTCAAGTTCAGCATCACTAAATCCAAAAAATTCTGAAACCTGAAAACTCCTAGTAGAACTCAGCACCCACTTGAAGCTTACAAGCATCTATAACTACAGCTGTGAGGAATCTTAATCTCTTTCTGGGCCTTGGAGAACAGAGATATACATGGTACACCGATATACATGTAGGCATAgtactcattcacataaaaatatatataataatttaaataataaaataatctctcCAGAACTAATGGTGATCCTGGGGTACCACTGCTCTCTTCTCATTTATAGTGGTTGAGGAGGTGTAGAAGACTAGCTCTGCTAAGGCCACACAGCTGCTCCCCAGACTGTGGTGTTAAAATCCTGTATCATAATTCTCTTTCCTccgggactggagagagagctctTTTGGTAAACAAAATGACTGGTATGAAAGCATAAAGACCCGAGTTCagctcctcagcacccacataaaatccCAACATGAAGTTTCATGTCTGTCACCTTAGTACTGGGGGATAAAGAGAGGGGTGGATTCCTGGAGGGCTCTGGGGGATAAAGAGAGGGGTGGATTCCTGGAGGGCTCTGGGGGATAAAGAGAGGGGTGGATACCTGGAGGGCACTGGGCAGCCTGGCCAGCTGCATtctgagctccaggtccagtgagaggccgtctcaaaaaataaggttcaGAGAGAGCTCTTGAGAAAGATACTTCAAGTCACTTTCTAACTTAGACTTCACATACACGTGTACATAgatttatgtgtacacacataagtacacaaatgaaaaataaaaacggTTTTCTCAAAGAGGAATTAAATATGTATCCAAGAGACAAGTTGTATCATAGAAATATTAAGAAGTCATTCCATATACACTGTCAGCATGGTGGGAGTTTCAGCCCATTTACACTGTATAGAGTTTTCTGTTGCAACAACACAGCAGAATGTGGGAGGTCATCAATGTCATTGTCATTTTACAGAACATATCAGCAAATGGCTTGAGCTTCTGTTTGTCTTCTGGTTCTGGTGTTTGGTTCCCTTTAAGACCTTGTGCTTGCCAGGCTGGTCCTCCACCTCCGTGATGCACCACTGAACCCCATCCCAGCATGCACTGTGTTTTTGTGCACTCCCTGAAATTGCTCACTCCCTGAAAATCACCTTCCTGAGATGGTGACTATGGTCACATAGCTGTTCAAATTCCATAtcatgaagtaaaataaattaaaatgaagtatTCAGTTTAATAGCTTCCATGGCCATTCCCTGGTGTTCTGCGGCTTTAGGTGTCACTATTTCAAATGATGCACTTTTGTATTTCTGTTAGTGTGGAAAACTGTGGTAGAAAGTCCAGCCTGTGCACAGTGCAGAGATGCTGTAGCTCTCATGGGGTTAAGCCTCACTCTGCCCATGTGGTGGATTATGAGAGTGACAACCGTATAAAGTTCTGCATCTGAGCATCTTCCCAGATACCTCCTTGAGCCTCAGCTACAAGGATGCAGCTGTTCATCATGCTTTTCAGTGGTACTCGGTCCACCAACCACCATCTTACCTCATTCATAAACTGTGGTTAAAGAAAGCTGGATGCAGGAAGGCTGAATTTTATACTCCTCCCACGTGTTCATTTGCAAGTCACATCTGTAATCATAAAAATTTGCTTTTCTGCTTTTGCGCATCAAGGAAGGAGGCTGTTGGTGCTGATCACTTTCGTGGCTGTGTAATCACGTTGCTCTGTCTCAGTCTTTTAAAGATTCCTGCCGCAAGTTCTACGAAGCAGAGATGGAAGAGCTGGACTTTAAGGGTGACACAGAGCAGTCCCGACAGCACATCAACACCTGGGTCGCCAAAAAGACAGAAGGTGAACACAGagttgttctgttctgtttgttttcagagctgggatttgaatccAGGGCCCTGAGCATGCTGAGCAGGACCTGGGTCCCTGAACTACACCCCAGTTCCTGTTAAGCAGTTAGCCTACTTTTGAAAAtggtgttcttgtttgtttgtttattgagtgtttgtgtatatctgtgcGCACCTGCCGTCAGGTGTTTGATGGCATTGCATTTTATAGGATAACACAATGACATTCACATTACAAAGTGGTTATGTGTGCTCATCACCAAGGCCACAGTGAAGTAGTATGAAGCAAGATAGGAATTACTGCCATGAGCACCTTGGGTTCAACATGTATTTGAGTTGGAATGATGTTTTGGCTGTTGCTTGTTCAGAAAGCTGTACCTGATGGCAGTTTTTCCCACTACCCCACAGTCAGGCAGTAAGATCATGTCTAACACTTTGCATAGCTTTTCCCTATTCCTTAATGTTTAAAGGACAGGGtggctcactatgtagcactggtaACATACAGCCTACTGTATAGATtgggttggcttcaaactcagccTGGCTCCCAGTGGTGGGACTAAATGATACTTCACTCTATCTGACTTTCCCTAGCTTTTAACAGTGACTCTATGATGTCTCCCAATAATTGATACACCTCTTTGAAAACTTACCAACCTGCGGTCTCTCTGATCCTCGGTTCCTCCCTCCAACTgtccctccctctgtttcttattttttttcaaacattatttATAAAGAACACAGAATGCTTTCATTCTAGTTCTGCAGCTCTTTCTTGTCTGGGGGTGATGCTCTCCCTTCTGTAGTTATCTAGCATGGCTGTGGATGCTGGGCCAAACCCCCATTTACCTGTGGTTGTAGATTGCAaggtcctcttttttttcctctgtaacagtcctaactgtcctcgaacttgctttgtagatcaggctagccttaactcattgagatctgcctgcatctgcctcccaattgctgggattaaaggcatgcaccaccaccgccatgcATACAGTCCATTTTATAACCGCTATTCtactttcaatttattttaagCTAATTCATAAATATGCATGTTGACaagtttttatataattttcaatatgCATTCTCTCATGTTCGGATCAAGATAAATATATCTAttacttcaaatatttttaaaatttgaatttgtaaCCAGTCTATTTTAAAACAGTCTAAAGTTTCTCTCTTTAAGTTGTAGGCACAAATTATGCCTTTCCAGTTCAAGCGTGGCTTTAAATTCTAACTGCCTGTCCAGCATTAactttatgtgtttatttcaaTGGTGAATTTTTTCTTACCAGAATCTTTTagacttatttttcttctctctaaaacattttttaaaaaggagtttgactttgatgctggagagatggctcagcagttaagaacccagactgcttttgcagaggtgCTGAATCGGTTTCTGGCATCTATACTAACTTCCTATactttcagttccaggggaactaACACTTTGCGCCTCTGTGGACATAAGCatgcctgacacacacacacacacacacacacacacacacacacacacacacacacacacacgtcaattaaaaataaatcttcagaagCAAAAATGATGTCTTCTTGATGCCAGGGTTGTTGCTGTAAGTACAAATGTCCTTCTAAATTGGTGCTTACAGTCTTAGAAGGATTAGTTCGtagtcatcatggcagggaacaggcaggcctggtgctggagcagtgacagcctacatcctgatccacaggcagcaggcagagagagaaactgggcctgctgtgggcttttgaaatctgaaAGACCACCCCAACAACATACCTTCCTCAACAAGGCCAaaccttctaatcctttccaaataatTCCAttaactgggaaccaagcattcaaatatatgagcttatggaAGCCATTCATTCTCAACCAACTACCGTGTGTTTTtaactcctttttttaaaaaaaaaaaaaattttttctttcagataaaaTCCAAGAGCTGCtgtctccaggttcagtgaattCAGACACTCTGCTGGTCCTTGTAAATGCCATCTACTTCAAAGGAAACTGGGAGAAACAGTTTAACAAAGAGGACACCCGGGAGATGCCTTTCAAAGTCTCCAAGGTAAACACAGAGCAGTAACAGAGGAGACTTCTGAGCAAGGTCCCCTGTTCACACTGGCTTCTGAAACACAAGGAGGCTGCTTCATGTAGCCCATGCCCCTCATGGCTCTGGGCAGCTCCTCAGCTAGAGCTCCCTCTCTCATCTTTGaggcctttctcttcccctttccttctgcaTGTTGTCACTGGTCTGCAGTCTACATGGCCCTGCTTCTGTCACTGACCATGGTGTCACTGGCAGCTGCTGAGACAAACCTGATGTCAGAGCTCTGCCGTGTACTTGAAACAGTCTATCATGTGACTCTGGAGATAGGAAGGTCTGAACTCCAGATGTGCTGTCTCTTTGTGACCCTGAAAGCAGCGCATTCTTGGAGATCCCTTCAGTGGTGCACAGTCCTTTCTtttcagtgtcttcctagaagTGCTGTCTCGTGTCTTCTCCCTTCTTCAGAGGGCCACAGCTCCACCTGGTGCCACAAAACATTGCAGTGGGAAAATCACCATTCTCACCCAGCTGGAAAAACAGCAGAGGGCAGACAACTGTCTAATGAATGCTTGGCTCATGGTCGGTGCTCAGTAAACACTTAAGCAGCATGTGAAACTCAGTCTTGATCTGATGGGAGAagtacagatttttattttttacttttttgcttaCAGACAATCACACAAAAGATATTTATATGGGATAGACTACATTCAACCTCTTCCTGGTTGGAGTATGCTATTTGCTGGTGTCCCCCCTTTTTTTATAACTCTATctagtcagtctctctctccctgtgtgtgtttgtgtgtgtgtgtgtctgtgtctcactGCACATACTGCTAGGCTGACAGAACAAATTAATTATATCACATTTTGGATCATTAACCAGACCTTAGATCTCCCAGAAAAACTTGATATTATACCTCCAGTTTTTCAGGAAATGcattatattttaagatttattctttaaaaaactgttctttttttccctgatTAAAGTATTTCTGTCTTTGGAATCAGTCATTGACAAAATGTACATTAGAACTTCCTTCAGCTGCAAGCAAGAGAAACTCTAGATGACTATAGTTGATAGCACACAGATTCATCATTCATCTGGAAGGCAGGAAATGGGTGGAGCCTGGGGCTTCCTGCGTGGGATGATGTTCTGGGGAACTGACTCTCCTTTGCTCTACCATCCTTAGCATGGGACCTTTGTCCTCATGCTCACACCAGGACTTTGATCCTGACGCAGCAGTCCACAGGGAAGGACATAGGGCTGAGAGCAAGAAGCCTCTTTCTGAGACCTttcccattctttttattttttgattgatttttattgagctctacatttttctcttctcccctccctgcctctcccttccccttcaaccctctcccaaggtccccatgctcccaatttactcaggagatcttgtgtttttctacgacccatgtagattagatctatgtaagtctctcttagtgtcctcattgttgtctaagttctctgggattgtgatttgtggactggttttttttgctttatgtttaaaaaccactcatgagtgaatgcatgtgataattgtctttctgggtctgggttacctcactcaaaatgatgttttctagctccatccatttgcctgcaaaactcaagatgtcattattttttcgctgtgtagtactccattatgtaaatgtacatttttcttatccattcttcagtcagggGGCATTCATACAGAGGTGGTGGCAGGATGCTGTGCTAGGGTGTGGTTTCAGTCGAGAGCTACTGAAGAACTTCACTGAGAAGATGGTGTATGAGCAGACAACCAGAGCATATGAGGAATGTTCCAAGTTTGAGACCCAGTTCCCTGGGCAGAAAGGGGCTTAATCTAGTTAACCTCAGTACTAGTCCAGTGACTTAGTGGACgaaagaagagagagtggggaagAATAGGAAGCAGTGTGGGCTCTTTTCTCTATTCCTGGAAGTTTTAAGGACTTTCTTTTACTATTGTCCTGCTAGAATGGTACATAGTGCTGTGGTATCACTTGCATTGTGCTAGGACCTATGGCTGCTGTGCTGGGATCAGTGACAGAGGTCATCACTGTATCCCAGGGCTATGCTTATTCAGGTGgaggtttaaaaataaagtcaggtTTTGGTTATATTTACAAGGGAGAGCCAACAAAGGAATACCAACATGC from Microtus pennsylvanicus isolate mMicPen1 chromosome 4, mMicPen1.hap1, whole genome shotgun sequence includes these protein-coding regions:
- the LOC142848200 gene encoding serpin B6 isoform X2; the protein is MDPLREANGTFALNLLKILGEDSSKNVFFSPMSISSSLAMVFMGAKGNTASQMAQALSLDKCSGNGGGDVHQGFQSLLTEVNKTGTQYLLKTANKLFGEKTCDLLASFKDSCRKFYEAEMEELDFKGDTEQSRQHINTWVAKKTEDKIQELLSPGSVNSDTLLVLVNAIYFKGNWEKQFNKEDTREMPFKVSKNEEKPVQMMFKKSTFKTTYIGEIFTKILLLPYAGNELNMIIMLPDEHVELKTVEKEITYENFIEWTRLDMMDEEEVEVFIPRFKLEENYDMKDFLCKLGMTDAFEDRADFSGISSKHGLSLSKVVHKSFVEVNEEGTEAAAATAAIMMLRCVRITPRFCANRPFLFFIQHVKTNGILFCGRFSSP